Proteins encoded by one window of Chryseobacterium foetidum:
- the pckA gene encoding phosphoenolpyruvate carboxykinase (ATP), with product MKNAKIIQDLQKLGIKGDYELIYNPSYEELYQAEMSPENQGFEKAELTESGAVSVQTGIFTGRSPKDRYIVQDDVTKDTIFWDGKVNLPTTPEIFQSCKDLVLTQLSDAKKIYVVDTFCGTNDDTRLKVRFIVEVAWQAHFVTNMFIRPSHYDLENYGEPDFTVINGSKTTNPNWEEQDLNSENFVMFNLTEKLQIIGGTWYGGEMKKGMFAMMNYYLPLKGMASMHCSANVGEEGDVALFFGLSGTGKTTLSADPKRYLIGDDEHGWDNNGVFNYEGGCYAKVIDLSAEKEPDIFRAIKRDALLENVVVNDGIADYTDGSITENTRVSYPIYHINKIVLPSKAGHASKIVYLSADAFGVLPPVSILDENQAQYHFLCGYTSKLAGTERGITEPEPSFSPAFGEAFLTLHPTMYSKTLIGKMKEHGAKAYLVNTGWNGTGKRISLKDTRAIIDAIIDGSIETADKTTIPVMNLEIPTSLPNVSEGILDPRNTYSDVAEWEEKAKDLAAKYIKNFEQYCGNDEAKKLIASGPQLQEQTI from the coding sequence ATGAAAAACGCTAAAATCATCCAGGATTTACAAAAATTAGGGATTAAAGGAGATTACGAATTAATTTATAATCCTTCCTACGAAGAATTATATCAAGCGGAAATGTCGCCTGAAAATCAGGGTTTTGAAAAAGCTGAACTGACAGAATCCGGTGCGGTTTCTGTACAGACAGGGATTTTCACAGGTCGCTCGCCTAAAGACAGGTACATTGTACAGGATGATGTTACAAAAGATACTATTTTCTGGGACGGTAAAGTAAATTTGCCTACAACACCCGAAATTTTCCAGTCCTGTAAAGATTTAGTTTTAACTCAACTTTCTGATGCCAAAAAAATATATGTTGTAGATACATTTTGCGGTACCAATGATGATACGAGACTAAAAGTAAGATTTATCGTTGAAGTGGCGTGGCAGGCGCATTTCGTTACGAATATGTTTATCCGTCCTTCTCATTACGATTTGGAAAACTATGGAGAGCCTGATTTCACGGTCATCAACGGTTCAAAAACAACCAATCCAAACTGGGAAGAGCAGGATTTAAATTCTGAAAACTTTGTAATGTTCAACCTTACTGAAAAACTTCAGATTATTGGCGGAACCTGGTACGGTGGCGAAATGAAGAAAGGAATGTTTGCGATGATGAATTATTACCTTCCTTTGAAAGGTATGGCATCGATGCACTGTTCTGCAAACGTAGGTGAAGAAGGAGATGTAGCGTTATTCTTCGGGCTTTCGGGAACAGGAAAAACAACTTTGTCTGCAGATCCAAAAAGATATTTAATCGGTGACGACGAGCACGGCTGGGATAACAACGGTGTTTTCAACTATGAAGGCGGATGTTATGCTAAAGTAATCGATTTGTCAGCAGAAAAAGAACCGGATATTTTCAGAGCAATCAAAAGAGATGCACTTCTTGAAAATGTCGTGGTAAATGACGGAATCGCTGATTACACAGACGGATCTATCACAGAAAACACAAGAGTTTCTTACCCGATTTACCATATCAATAAAATCGTTTTGCCATCTAAAGCAGGTCACGCAAGCAAGATTGTTTATCTTTCTGCTGATGCGTTCGGGGTTTTGCCTCCGGTTTCTATTTTAGATGAAAACCAGGCTCAGTACCACTTCCTTTGCGGTTATACTTCAAAATTGGCGGGAACTGAAAGAGGAATTACAGAACCGGAACCATCTTTCTCTCCGGCATTTGGAGAAGCTTTCTTAACATTACACCCAACAATGTATTCAAAAACATTGATCGGGAAAATGAAAGAACACGGTGCAAAAGCATATTTAGTAAATACAGGCTGGAACGGAACCGGAAAAAGAATTTCTTTAAAAGATACAAGAGCAATCATTGATGCCATCATCGACGGATCAATTGAAACTGCTGATAAAACAACGATTCCTGTAATGAATCTGGAAATTCCAACTTCGTTACCAAATGTTTCTGAAGGAATTTTAGATCCAAGAAATACTTATAGTGACGTTGCAGAATGGGAAGAAAAAGCAAAAGATCTTGCTGCAAAATATATCAAAAACTTCGAGCAGTACTGCGGTAATGACGAAGCCAAAAAGCTGATTGCTTCTGGTCCTCAACTTCAGGAACAGACCATTTAG
- a CDS encoding type II 3-dehydroquinate dehydratase codes for MKVLIVNGPNLNLLGTREPEIYGSVSMEEYLEKLKSEFSSHEILYYQSNIEGELINRLQEDDFDAVVINPGAFTHYSYAIADCLKNIQKPKVEVHISNIYKREEFRQKSVTAACTDAVLSGFGMEGYRLAILSLK; via the coding sequence ATGAAAGTTTTAATTGTAAATGGTCCTAACTTAAATCTTCTCGGAACAAGGGAGCCGGAAATCTATGGAAGTGTTTCTATGGAAGAATATCTGGAAAAACTGAAATCGGAGTTTTCTTCTCATGAGATTTTGTACTATCAATCCAATATTGAAGGTGAACTGATCAACCGTCTGCAGGAAGATGATTTTGATGCGGTTGTGATCAATCCCGGAGCTTTCACTCATTATTCTTATGCAATTGCTGACTGTTTAAAAAATATTCAGAAACCAAAGGTGGAAGTGCATATCAGCAATATTTACAAAAGGGAAGAATTCAGACAGAAATCTGTAACGGCAGCTTGTACGGATGCGGTTTTGTCTGGCTTTGGGATGGAGGGGTATCGGTTGGCGATATTGAGTTTGAAGTAG
- a CDS encoding YHS domain-containing protein — translation MKSKFFLTAFLSVSLIACAQETPKVKHKTKNKSSKSVSKPVKFANAIDPICEMKTEPDMKHTFEYKNKTYGFCSAYCKDEFKKNPEKYVQK, via the coding sequence ATGAAATCAAAATTCTTTTTAACAGCATTTTTGTCGGTTTCTTTAATTGCCTGTGCACAGGAAACCCCGAAAGTAAAACATAAAACAAAAAATAAAAGTTCAAAGTCAGTTTCAAAACCTGTAAAATTCGCCAACGCCATTGATCCTATTTGCGAGATGAAAACCGAACCGGATATGAAGCATACTTTTGAGTACAAAAATAAAACGTACGGTTTTTGCAGTGCTTACTGTAAGGACGAGTTTAAGAAAAATCCGGAGAAATATGTCCAAAAATAA
- a CDS encoding SCO family protein encodes MSKNKKAESNTKKKIILPLVVIALLFFGIGFGMNYFKTSLFTVMKVPDFKLTNQNNRQITNKDMIGKVYLVEFFFSKCPTICPVMNSNMRFIEDEIKSPDFGIISISIDPENDTPELLKQHSQKIGAKSPNWHFLTGDRAYIGKLADQFDIYVGDQEDESENLNHSGMIALVDKEGKVRCRFDQQNKPILYYSGLNYEDAEGTNPQLNGKFHPDREKLIEDIKKLLKE; translated from the coding sequence ATGTCCAAAAATAAGAAGGCGGAAAGCAATACAAAAAAGAAGATTATTCTTCCGCTTGTAGTGATCGCACTGTTGTTTTTTGGAATCGGTTTTGGAATGAATTATTTTAAAACCAGTCTTTTTACAGTGATGAAGGTTCCTGATTTTAAATTAACCAATCAGAACAACAGGCAGATCACCAATAAAGATATGATCGGGAAAGTTTATCTTGTGGAGTTTTTCTTCAGCAAGTGTCCAACAATTTGTCCGGTGATGAATAGCAATATGAGATTTATTGAAGATGAAATCAAAAGTCCTGATTTTGGAATTATTTCAATCAGCATCGATCCTGAAAATGATACACCAGAATTATTAAAGCAACATTCTCAAAAGATTGGTGCGAAATCTCCTAACTGGCATTTTTTGACTGGCGATCGGGCATATATAGGTAAATTAGCTGATCAGTTTGATATCTATGTTGGAGATCAGGAAGATGAAAGCGAAAATCTCAATCACAGTGGGATGATTGCCTTAGTAGATAAAGAGGGGAAAGTGCGTTGTAGGTTTGATCAGCAGAATAAACCGATTCTCTATTATTCAGGTTTGAATTACGAAGATGCTGAAGGAACAAATCCTCAGCTGAACGGAAAATTTCATCCCGACAGAGAAAAGCTGATTGAAGATATTAAGAAATTATTGAAAGAGTAG
- a CDS encoding superoxide dismutase — protein MKIFKVAAFTAVFAAQFAFAQFKQTPLPYAYNALEGNVDAETMEIHYSKHAAAYVANLNKAIAGTPQEKQTLFQILSTVSKANPAVRNNAGGHYNHELFWTVLTPQKDTKPSEKLAKAITSTFGSMDAFKEKMAKAGADRFGSGWAWLSVDKSGKLFVSSTPNQDNPLMDVVEEKGTPIFGIDVWEHAYYLKYQNKRADYLTAIWNVTNWKEISRRYDEALSKK, from the coding sequence ATGAAGATTTTTAAAGTAGCTGCATTCACTGCAGTATTTGCGGCGCAGTTTGCGTTTGCACAGTTCAAGCAGACGCCATTGCCTTATGCTTACAATGCACTGGAAGGTAATGTGGATGCGGAAACCATGGAGATTCACTATTCAAAACACGCAGCAGCTTATGTTGCTAATCTGAATAAAGCAATAGCCGGAACTCCACAGGAAAAGCAGACCCTGTTTCAGATTTTGTCTACTGTTTCAAAGGCAAATCCTGCCGTGAGAAACAATGCAGGTGGGCATTACAACCACGAATTATTCTGGACTGTTCTTACGCCACAGAAAGACACAAAACCTTCAGAAAAATTAGCAAAAGCGATTACTTCAACTTTCGGAAGCATGGATGCATTCAAGGAAAAGATGGCAAAAGCTGGTGCAGACCGTTTTGGCTCAGGTTGGGCTTGGCTTTCTGTCGATAAAAGCGGAAAGTTATTCGTTTCTTCAACACCAAATCAGGATAATCCTCTGATGGATGTTGTAGAAGAAAAAGGGACGCCAATCTTCGGTATCGATGTTTGGGAACACGCCTATTATTTGAAATATCAAAACAAAAGAGCGGATTATTTAACTGCCATCTGGAATGTGACCAACTGGAAAGAAATCAGCAGAAGATATGATGAAGCTTTAAGCAAGAAGTAA
- the rpsT gene encoding 30S ribosomal protein S20, with product MANHKSALKRIRQNEVRRLRNRYYHKTARTALKVLRSEENKAAATEQLPKVIALLDKLAKKNIIHKNKAANLKSKLTKHVNKLA from the coding sequence ATGGCAAATCATAAATCAGCACTTAAGAGAATCAGACAAAACGAAGTAAGAAGACTTCGTAACAGATATTACCACAAGACTGCAAGAACTGCATTAAAAGTTTTGAGAAGCGAAGAAAACAAAGCAGCTGCTACTGAGCAATTGCCAAAAGTTATCGCTTTGTTGGACAAATTAGCTAAGAAAAACATTATTCACAAGAATAAGGCAGCTAACTTGAAAAGCAAATTGACTAAGCACGTTAATAAATTAGCGTAA
- a CDS encoding DUF6660 family protein, translating into MNFLKLLLTIYFMVLSVVPCNDVSAQSKNGIDQSYSNLMDSEGTHAKDHGDICSPLCTCNCCQMTVASFKVEPLMPLSKKATEYFSKKIHFQKNDFAYLVYDQIWQPPKI; encoded by the coding sequence ATGAATTTTCTGAAACTATTATTAACGATTTATTTTATGGTGCTTTCTGTGGTTCCATGCAATGATGTTAGTGCTCAGTCGAAGAATGGCATAGACCAATCCTACAGCAATTTGATGGATTCTGAAGGGACACATGCAAAAGACCATGGGGATATATGTTCACCTCTATGTACTTGCAACTGCTGCCAGATGACGGTAGCTTCTTTTAAAGTTGAGCCTTTAATGCCTTTATCAAAAAAGGCAACCGAATATTTCTCAAAGAAAATTCATTTCCAAAAAAACGATTTCGCATATTTGGTTTACGACCAAATTTGGCAACCCCCCAAAATATAA
- a CDS encoding CusA/CzcA family heavy metal efflux RND transporter — protein sequence MLDNIIRFSIKNKIIIGLMTLMLVIWGTWSATKLPIDAVPDITNNQVQIITVCPTLAGQEVEQLVTFPIEQSIANVPNIEETRSISRFGLSVITVVFKEDVDIYFARQLISEQLKQASEEIPQGVGTPEMAPVSTGLGEVYQYILHPKKGSEKKYSSKDLRTMQDWIVRRQLNGTVGVAEINSFGGELKQYEVAVDPNQLKAMGISISDVFTALEKNNQNTGGAYIDKKPNAYFIRGIGIVTSIDDVKNIAVKNETGSVPIFIKDVANVGLGHAVRYGALTYNGEVDAVGGVVMMLKGANSNEVVQRIKDKIPTIQKSLPEDVVIEPFLDRTDLVGRAISTVEKNLIEGALIVIFVLVVFLGNFRAGLIVASAIPLSLLFALGMMNIFGVSANLMSLGAIDFGLIVDGAVIIVEATLHHLGLRKTNKILSQSEMDEEVFLSASKIRSSAAFGEIIILIVYIPILTLVGVEGKMFTPMAKTVGFAILGALILSLTYIPMMSALLLSKKPMNKETFSDKMMNKLQEIYQPLLEKALKIKYWLVGGTIALFAFSVLIFGRMGGEFIPQLQEGDYAFHCILPQGSSLSQSIETSMQASRIIKQFDEVKMVVGKTGAAEVPTDPMPPEATDLIVVLKPQKDWETKKSYEELADEISEKLENIPGVFFEKNQPIQMRFNELMTGIRQDVAVKIFGENLDSLAIYADKTSKVIQSVNGATSPQIERVSGLPQINVEYDRTRMANYGLDIEDVNNAVSTAFAGKSAGQVFENERRFDLVVRLDSLNRTNIDDVNNLMISTNSGVQIPLSQVANIDYKLGPAQISREAGKRRIVIGFNVKGRDVQSVVEEIQGKLDKQMKLPSGYYFTYGGQFENLQAASKRLMIAVPVSLLLIFMLLYFTFHSFKQAALIFTAIPMSAIGGVFALLLRDMPFSISAGIGFIALFGVAVLNGIVLIGTFNQLEKDGETNILKRVMEGTKTRLRPVLMTATVASLGFLPMAISTGAGAEVQKPLATVVIGGLVTATFLTLFVLPMLYIIFSNKFRRKNIGSKPLTTVIVLGFLFFGQTFTAQQRSTLTVEQATQMALTNNDLMKSKDFDIKSTEALKPTAKELPKMNIDAQLGQYNSRKFDQSFAISQTIPFPTLFKARRDLINLQIRGKQISREISENELAKQVRTYFYQIEYLQYNQSKLKNLDSLYNDFIRIATVRFKAGDIKKIEINTAETQKGEINLLLKQNEVYLMNAYKNLKTVLNTSENIAVAFDKNYQPLKADYVLDSSAIGKHPTVKAFYQEMEIADRYKNVEKSQGLPEFTIGYTNQSLIGFQNVNGMEQYFNGSNRFHSATVGVSIPLTFGATKARMHSFDYQKQIAASNAKFQQKQLEAQLENAFNQYRQNVEQYEYYVNQAIPNAEKITKAGQLGYKTGEISYVEYLFALQTATNIQLKYLESIQQVNESVVIINSIINK from the coding sequence ATGTTAGATAATATCATACGATTTAGCATCAAAAACAAAATCATTATAGGATTGATGACTTTGATGCTGGTCATCTGGGGGACGTGGAGTGCCACCAAACTACCAATTGATGCCGTACCTGACATCACAAACAATCAAGTACAGATTATTACCGTTTGTCCTACACTTGCAGGACAGGAAGTTGAACAACTCGTTACATTTCCTATTGAACAGAGCATTGCCAATGTTCCGAATATTGAAGAAACGAGAAGTATTTCCCGTTTCGGACTTTCAGTAATTACGGTTGTCTTTAAAGAAGATGTCGATATTTATTTTGCCCGTCAGTTAATCAGTGAGCAGTTGAAGCAGGCTTCTGAAGAAATCCCTCAAGGAGTAGGAACTCCTGAGATGGCTCCTGTGAGTACGGGTTTAGGAGAGGTATACCAGTACATTCTTCATCCTAAAAAAGGAAGTGAGAAAAAGTACAGTAGCAAGGACTTGAGAACAATGCAGGACTGGATTGTTCGAAGACAGCTTAACGGAACTGTCGGAGTTGCAGAAATTAACAGTTTCGGAGGAGAGTTGAAACAGTATGAAGTAGCTGTCGATCCTAACCAATTAAAAGCAATGGGAATAAGTATTTCTGATGTTTTTACCGCTTTGGAAAAAAACAATCAGAATACGGGAGGTGCTTACATTGACAAAAAGCCAAATGCTTACTTTATTCGAGGGATCGGGATTGTAACGTCAATTGATGATGTGAAAAACATTGCTGTAAAAAATGAAACAGGAAGTGTTCCCATTTTCATTAAAGATGTAGCAAACGTAGGTTTGGGTCATGCAGTTCGTTACGGTGCTCTAACGTATAATGGCGAAGTTGATGCCGTTGGAGGTGTTGTTATGATGCTCAAAGGCGCAAACAGTAACGAAGTTGTTCAAAGAATTAAAGATAAAATCCCGACAATTCAAAAGTCGTTGCCTGAAGATGTTGTCATCGAGCCATTTTTAGACAGGACAGATTTGGTAGGAAGAGCAATCAGCACTGTTGAAAAAAACTTAATTGAAGGGGCTTTAATCGTAATTTTTGTTCTCGTTGTTTTTTTAGGAAATTTTAGAGCCGGACTGATTGTAGCATCAGCGATTCCACTTTCATTGTTATTTGCTTTAGGAATGATGAATATTTTTGGGGTAAGTGCAAACCTAATGAGTTTGGGAGCCATCGATTTTGGTTTAATTGTCGATGGAGCCGTAATTATCGTCGAAGCAACTTTACATCATTTAGGATTGAGAAAAACAAATAAAATTCTTTCACAGTCTGAAATGGATGAAGAAGTTTTCCTTTCTGCATCGAAAATTAGAAGCAGTGCGGCTTTCGGTGAAATTATCATTCTTATCGTTTACATTCCAATTCTCACTTTGGTGGGTGTCGAAGGAAAAATGTTCACGCCTATGGCTAAAACAGTCGGGTTTGCGATTTTGGGAGCATTGATTTTATCTTTGACCTATATTCCGATGATGAGTGCTTTGCTTCTGTCTAAAAAGCCGATGAACAAAGAAACTTTTTCAGATAAAATGATGAATAAACTTCAGGAAATTTATCAACCATTATTAGAAAAAGCTTTAAAGATTAAATATTGGCTGGTAGGTGGAACAATAGCATTATTTGCTTTTTCAGTTTTAATTTTTGGAAGAATGGGTGGCGAATTTATTCCGCAATTGCAGGAAGGAGATTACGCTTTTCACTGTATTCTTCCACAGGGAAGTTCGTTGAGTCAAAGTATTGAAACTTCGATGCAGGCTTCAAGAATTATCAAGCAATTTGATGAAGTTAAAATGGTTGTCGGAAAAACCGGAGCTGCCGAAGTTCCAACCGACCCGATGCCACCTGAAGCAACGGATTTAATTGTTGTTTTAAAACCCCAAAAAGATTGGGAAACAAAAAAATCCTACGAGGAATTAGCCGATGAAATTTCGGAAAAGCTGGAAAATATTCCCGGAGTTTTCTTTGAAAAAAATCAACCGATTCAGATGCGATTTAATGAGTTGATGACCGGTATCAGGCAAGATGTTGCTGTGAAGATTTTTGGTGAAAATTTGGATTCACTGGCAATTTATGCTGATAAGACTTCAAAAGTGATTCAGTCAGTAAATGGCGCAACTTCGCCACAAATCGAGCGGGTGAGCGGACTTCCGCAAATCAATGTCGAGTATGACAGAACAAGAATGGCGAATTACGGATTGGATATCGAAGATGTCAATAATGCTGTAAGTACTGCATTTGCAGGGAAATCTGCGGGTCAGGTTTTTGAAAATGAAAGGAGATTCGATTTGGTTGTCCGTTTAGACAGCCTCAACAGGACGAACATCGATGATGTCAACAATCTGATGATTTCAACCAATTCAGGCGTGCAGATTCCGCTTTCGCAGGTTGCAAATATTGATTATAAACTCGGTCCGGCACAAATCAGCCGTGAAGCCGGAAAAAGGAGGATCGTTATTGGGTTTAATGTCAAGGGGCGTGATGTGCAAAGTGTTGTAGAAGAAATTCAAGGAAAACTGGATAAGCAGATGAAGTTACCTTCCGGTTATTATTTCACTTATGGCGGTCAATTTGAGAATTTACAGGCGGCGAGCAAAAGATTGATGATTGCAGTTCCGGTGTCGTTACTGTTGATTTTTATGTTGCTGTATTTTACATTCCATTCATTTAAACAGGCAGCGTTGATTTTTACAGCGATTCCTATGAGTGCAATCGGAGGAGTTTTCGCATTATTATTGAGAGATATGCCTTTCAGCATCAGTGCAGGAATCGGATTTATCGCTTTGTTTGGAGTTGCCGTTTTGAATGGAATTGTTCTGATTGGGACTTTCAACCAACTTGAAAAAGATGGCGAAACCAATATTCTAAAAAGAGTAATGGAAGGTACCAAAACCAGATTAAGACCGGTTCTAATGACTGCAACTGTTGCTTCTTTGGGCTTTTTGCCAATGGCGATTTCCACAGGAGCAGGCGCGGAAGTTCAGAAACCTTTGGCAACTGTTGTAATTGGAGGTTTGGTTACAGCAACGTTTTTGACTCTGTTTGTATTACCGATGTTGTACATTATTTTCAGTAATAAATTTAGAAGAAAAAATATTGGTTCTAAACCTTTAACAACGGTTATAGTCTTGGGGTTTTTATTTTTCGGGCAAACTTTCACTGCACAACAAAGAAGTACTTTGACCGTAGAACAGGCAACGCAGATGGCTCTGACTAATAATGATTTAATGAAATCGAAAGATTTTGATATTAAATCGACCGAAGCTTTAAAACCAACGGCGAAAGAACTTCCAAAAATGAATATTGATGCTCAGTTAGGGCAATATAACTCCAGAAAATTTGACCAGTCTTTTGCTATTTCTCAGACGATTCCTTTTCCGACTTTGTTCAAAGCGCGGAGAGATTTGATTAATTTGCAAATAAGAGGAAAACAAATCAGCAGAGAGATCTCAGAAAACGAATTGGCAAAACAGGTCAGAACTTATTTCTATCAGATAGAATATTTGCAGTACAATCAGTCGAAACTGAAAAATCTTGACAGTTTGTACAATGATTTTATACGAATTGCTACGGTGAGATTCAAAGCCGGAGATATTAAAAAGATTGAGATTAATACTGCTGAAACTCAAAAGGGAGAAATTAATTTATTGTTGAAACAGAACGAAGTTTATTTGATGAATGCCTATAAAAATTTAAAAACGGTTTTAAATACTTCTGAAAATATTGCTGTTGCATTTGACAAAAATTACCAACCTTTAAAAGCCGATTACGTTTTAGATAGTTCAGCAATTGGCAAACATCCTACCGTAAAAGCATTTTATCAGGAAATGGAAATTGCGGATAGATATAAGAATGTCGAAAAATCTCAGGGACTTCCTGAATTTACCATCGGTTACACAAATCAGTCGTTGATTGGATTTCAAAATGTGAATGGAATGGAGCAATATTTTAATGGAAGTAATCGATTTCATTCCGCAACAGTCGGTGTTTCAATTCCTTTGACGTTTGGAGCGACAAAGGCAAGAATGCATTCTTTTGATTATCAAAAACAGATAGCTGCAAGTAATGCCAAATTTCAGCAAAAACAACTGGAAGCACAATTGGAGAATGCGTTTAACCAGTACCGGCAAAATGTAGAACAATATGAGTACTACGTAAATCAGGCAATTCCAAATGCTGAAAAAATTACAAAAGCCGGACAACTCGGATATAAAACGGGTGAGATTTCTTATGTGGAATATCTATTCGCATTGCAAACAGCAACCAACATTCAGTTAAAATATCTGGAATCCATTCAGCAGGTAAATGAGTCTGTTGTTATCATCAATTCAATCATCAATAAATAG
- a CDS encoding efflux RND transporter periplasmic adaptor subunit — protein MKIKNNIISGALILLFAVSCGKKETGNQDTEKPEIEQSEEGHEEAPLTIAELTDEQMKSVGVTLGTVEMKELTSTIKANGLLRVPNNKKATVTSLYGGVIQTIKVQIGDFVRQGQVLATISNPEYIQLQEQYLTVNSRISFAEQEYRRQKELFDNDAGAKKNLQSSDAELKSLRTQKASLQKRLQLMGISPGKVANGNLRSGLVITAPISGTVSIINAQIGSYVDVSSPVLDIIDNNSIHLDLQVFEKDLPKMKVGQIVHFKLTNNPETEYDAKVYSIGSSFENESKTISVHANVTGIKTGLIDGMNITGIVSLDKSTTPAIPNEAIVEADGKYYVFVHTNKKAEEHADKNGDDDHGHGRDEGEAEHGHASEKEAGNHAKEQSKKMNFEKVEIVKGASDLGYTAITSVTPISADAKIVVKGAFFVNAKLSNSGDHGH, from the coding sequence ATGAAAATCAAAAACAATATAATTTCAGGAGCATTAATATTACTTTTCGCCGTAAGCTGCGGAAAAAAAGAAACAGGTAATCAAGATACCGAAAAGCCTGAGATCGAGCAATCGGAAGAAGGGCATGAAGAGGCACCTCTAACTATTGCGGAGTTAACAGATGAACAAATGAAATCTGTAGGTGTGACTTTGGGAACTGTTGAAATGAAAGAACTGACTTCAACCATAAAAGCCAATGGTTTGTTGAGGGTTCCAAACAACAAAAAAGCTACTGTAACTTCACTGTACGGGGGTGTGATTCAAACAATTAAGGTGCAAATTGGGGATTTTGTAAGACAGGGTCAGGTGTTGGCAACAATCAGCAATCCAGAATATATTCAGTTGCAGGAACAATATTTAACAGTGAATAGCAGAATTTCTTTTGCAGAACAAGAGTATAGAAGGCAAAAAGAATTATTTGACAATGATGCCGGAGCAAAGAAAAATCTTCAGAGTTCCGATGCAGAACTGAAAAGTTTGAGAACTCAAAAGGCTTCTTTACAAAAACGATTGCAATTGATGGGAATCAGTCCGGGTAAAGTTGCCAACGGAAACTTACGTTCAGGACTGGTTATCACTGCGCCAATCAGCGGAACAGTCAGTATTATCAATGCACAGATTGGAAGTTATGTTGATGTTTCATCTCCGGTTTTGGATATTATTGATAACAATTCGATTCATCTGGATCTACAGGTTTTTGAAAAAGATTTGCCAAAAATGAAAGTAGGACAAATCGTTCATTTTAAACTAACCAATAATCCTGAAACGGAATATGATGCGAAAGTTTACAGCATAGGTTCGTCATTTGAAAATGAGAGTAAAACGATTTCAGTCCATGCAAATGTAACCGGAATTAAAACAGGTCTGATTGATGGAATGAACATCACAGGAATCGTAAGTCTGGATAAGAGTACAACGCCTGCAATTCCCAATGAAGCCATTGTAGAAGCTGACGGGAAGTATTATGTTTTTGTTCACACAAATAAGAAAGCTGAAGAACACGCCGACAAAAATGGGGATGATGACCATGGTCACGGTCGCGATGAAGGCGAAGCAGAGCACGGTCATGCATCTGAAAAAGAAGCCGGAAATCACGCAAAAGAACAATCTAAAAAGATGAATTTTGAGAAAGTTGAAATTGTAAAAGGTGCTTCCGATTTGGGATATACCGCAATAACATCCGTAACTCCAATTTCTGCCGATGCTAAAATTGTGGTAAAAGGTGCTTTTTTCGTAAATGCAAAATTGTCTAATTCCGGTGATCACGGTCATTAA